GTGGTGGATCCCAAGGAGGGCCACTTCGCCGCCTACCGCGGCGTGGATCTCGTCACCCCGAACAAGGCCGAGGCCGGCGGCTCCTTCGGGCTGCCGATCCGCAGCGACGACGACGTGGAGCGCGTGGGGCGCGGCCTCCTGGAACGCCTCGGCGTGAAGGCGCTGATGATCACCCTCGGCGAGGGCGGCATCGCCCTGTTCACGCCGGGGGCCGAGCAGCGTCGCTTTCCCGCGAAGGCGCGGCGCGTCTACGACGTCACCGGCGCCGGGGACACCGTCGTGGCCACGCTCGCGCTGGCGCTCGCCGCCGGCGCGGGGCTCGACGAGGGCGCCGTGCTGGCCAACCACGCGGCGGGCCTGGTCGTGGCCGAGGTGGGCACGGCCGCCGTGCGCCCCGAGCAGCTGCTGGCGGCCGTGCTGGACGAACGCCTGCGCGAACCCGAGCAGGACGGCCGCGAGGCCCTGATCCTCAGCCGCGAGGAGGCCGCCGCCTGGGCCGCCCGCGCCCGGGAACGCGGACAGCGCGTGGTCTTCACCAACGGCTGCTTCGACATTCTCCACGAAGGGCATCGCACCCTGCTGGCCGAGGCGGCCGAGCAGGGCGAGCTGCTGCTCGTGGGTCTGAACGGCGATGCCTCGGTGCGTCGCCTCAAGGGCGAGAGCCGGCCCGTCCACGGCGAGGACGATCGCGCGCGCCTGCTGGCGCACCTGCGCTCGGTGGACGCGGTGTCCGTCTTCGACGAGGACACGCCGCTCGAGCTGATCCGCGCCGTGCGCCCGGCGGTGCTCGTCAAGGGCGACGAGTACGCCGAGGACGCGATCGTCGGCGCGGCCGAGGTGAAGGGCTGGGGCGGGCGCGTGCACCGCGTGGGCATGCTGCCCGGCCATTCGACGACCCGCAGTCTACGGAACGAGAAAGAGGGGAGCGCCCGCGGTCCCGCCCGCTGACCCGTCGGCGGCGCCGCGCGCGCTCACAGCGGAGGAGTGCTGTGTGAAGATTCACGAGTATCAGGCCAAGGAGCTGTTCCGCCGGCAGGGCATTCCCGTGCCCGACGGCCACGTCGTGCGCACGCCCGAGGAGGCGAAGGAGCGCGCGCGCGAACTGGGCGGCATGGTGGTGGTGAAGGCGCAGGTGCTGGTGGGCGGCCGCGGCAAGGCCGGCGGCGTCAAGCTCGCCGGCAGCTACGACGAGGCCCGCGACAAGGCCGACCAGATCCTGGGCATGGAGATCAAGGGCCTCACGGTGAAGCGGCTGCTGGTGACACGGGCCGTGGACATCAAGGCCGAGTACTACCTGGGCATCGTGCAGGATCGCGCGGCCCAGCGGGCCACGCTGATGGTCTCGGCGGCGGGCGGCATGGACATCGAGGAGGTGGCCAGCTCCGCCCCCGAGCAGATCATCAAGCACAGCATCGACCCGGTGGCCGGGCTGACCGCCTACGAGGCGCGGCGCGTGGCCTTCCGCGTGGCCACGGGGCGCGTGGCGCTCAGGATGGCCGACATCCTGCAGCGGCTCTGGGCGGCCTATCGCGACGCCGACGCCAACCTCGCCGAGATCAACCCGCTGGTGGAAACGCCCACCGGCGAGGTCTGGGCGGTGGACGGCAAGATGGTCCTCGACGACAACGCCCTCTACCGTCAGAACGAGATCGCCGGCTGGCGCGATCCGGCGGAGACCACGCCCGAAGAGGACGAGGCCCGCGTGGCCGGCCTGAGCTTCGTGAAGCTCGAGGGCGACGTGGGCTGCCTGGTCAACGGCGCCGGCCTGGCCATGGCCACGATGGACCTGGTGAAGCACTACGGCGGGCAGCCGGCCAACTTCCTGGACATCGGCGGCAGCTCGAATCCGGACAAGGTGGTGAAGGCGCTCGAGATCATCACGCGCGATCGCAACGTGAAGGCGATCCTCTTCAACATCTTCGGCGGCATCACCCGCTGCGACGACGTGGCCCGCGGCATCATCGCGGCCAAGAGCAAGATGGACCTGAAGCTGCCGGTGGTGGTGCGCCTGGTGGGCACCAACGAGGCCGAGGCCAAGCAGCTGCTGGCCGCCACGGAGCTCGTCGGCGCGGACAGCATGGACGAGGCGGTCCAGAAGGCGATCGCCCTGGCTCGGGGGGAAGCGGCGTGAGCATCTTCATCGACAACGACACGCGCGTGGTGGTGCAGGGCATCACCGGGCGCGACGGCGGTTTCCACACCGAGCAGATGCAGGCCTACGGCACGAAGATCGTGGCCGGCGTGACGCCGGGCAAGGGCGGCCAGGAAGCCTACGGCGTGCCGGTCTACGACACGGTGGCCGAGGCGGTCGAGCAGGCGGGCGCGAACACGAGCGTGATCTTCGTCCCCGCGAGCGTCGCGGCGGACGCGGTGCTCGAGTCCGTGGCCGCGGGGGTGCAGACGGTGGTCTGCATCACCGAGGGGATTCCCGTGCGCGACATGAACGCGGTCATGCCGCGGGTGCGCGCGGCCGGCGTGCGCCTGATCGGTCCCAACTGCCCCGGCGCCATCACGCCCGGGCAGTGCAAGGTGGGCATCATGCCCGGGAGCATCGTCAAGCCGGGCCGCGTGGGCCTGGTGAGCCGCTCGGGCACGTTGACCTACGAGGTCGTCTACCACCTGACGCAGGCGGGGCTGGGCCAGTCCACCTGCATCGGCATCGGCGGCGACCCGGTGATCGGGACCAACTTCATCGACTGCCTCGCGGGCTTCCAGGCTGACCCGGAGACCGAGGCCGTGGTGATGATCGGCGAGATCGGCGGCACCGACGAGGAGGAGGCCGCGACCTTCATCAAGGAGCGGATGGACATCCCCGTGGTGGCCTTCATCGCCGGCCAGACGGCGCCTCCCGGCAAGCGGATGGGCCACGCC
Above is a genomic segment from Candidatus Latescibacterota bacterium containing:
- the sucC gene encoding ADP-forming succinate--CoA ligase subunit beta → MKIHEYQAKELFRRQGIPVPDGHVVRTPEEAKERARELGGMVVVKAQVLVGGRGKAGGVKLAGSYDEARDKADQILGMEIKGLTVKRLLVTRAVDIKAEYYLGIVQDRAAQRATLMVSAAGGMDIEEVASSAPEQIIKHSIDPVAGLTAYEARRVAFRVATGRVALRMADILQRLWAAYRDADANLAEINPLVETPTGEVWAVDGKMVLDDNALYRQNEIAGWRDPAETTPEEDEARVAGLSFVKLEGDVGCLVNGAGLAMATMDLVKHYGGQPANFLDIGGSSNPDKVVKALEIITRDRNVKAILFNIFGGITRCDDVARGIIAAKSKMDLKLPVVVRLVGTNEAEAKQLLAATELVGADSMDEAVQKAIALARGEAA
- the rfaE1 gene encoding D-glycero-beta-D-manno-heptose-7-phosphate kinase, whose translation is MQGLPVLVLGDLMLDVYLKGSVERISPEGPVPVVAVREREHRLGGAANVARNVAALGGRPRLLGIRGDDEAGVQLAATLEAHGIPAGDLVVDPARPSTVKTRILGAGQQICRVDDEDRRPAAGDVLAALEARAAALVAECRAVVLSDYGKGVLVDALVAAVVRAAAARGVPVVVDPKEGHFAAYRGVDLVTPNKAEAGGSFGLPIRSDDDVERVGRGLLERLGVKALMITLGEGGIALFTPGAEQRRFPAKARRVYDVTGAGDTVVATLALALAAGAGLDEGAVLANHAAGLVVAEVGTAAVRPEQLLAAVLDERLREPEQDGREALILSREEAAAWAARARERGQRVVFTNGCFDILHEGHRTLLAEAAEQGELLLVGLNGDASVRRLKGESRPVHGEDDRARLLAHLRSVDAVSVFDEDTPLELIRAVRPAVLVKGDEYAEDAIVGAAEVKGWGGRVHRVGMLPGHSTTRSLRNEKEGSARGPAR
- the sucD gene encoding succinate--CoA ligase subunit alpha encodes the protein MSIFIDNDTRVVVQGITGRDGGFHTEQMQAYGTKIVAGVTPGKGGQEAYGVPVYDTVAEAVEQAGANTSVIFVPASVAADAVLESVAAGVQTVVCITEGIPVRDMNAVMPRVRAAGVRLIGPNCPGAITPGQCKVGIMPGSIVKPGRVGLVSRSGTLTYEVVYHLTQAGLGQSTCIGIGGDPVIGTNFIDCLAGFQADPETEAVVMIGEIGGTDEEEAATFIKERMDIPVVAFIAGQTAPPGKRMGHAGAIIAGGSGTAADKIASLQAAGVPVAEIPSRIVPLLSEIYKP